One stretch of Diabrotica undecimpunctata isolate CICGRU chromosome 5, icDiaUnde3, whole genome shotgun sequence DNA includes these proteins:
- the LOC140441985 gene encoding uncharacterized protein yields MKIIIVFASFLLFVAALPVDVIEDEEGQEYALVPLHRERRQLKWGLDQSGYGLSHTGTLLNNNNNRLDGTVSASKAWGSHGLKPDTFGGRLDFANKPSSSSAFVGADRTRGYGTDVNAGLKYNFLQKKNWSGDISGQYGRHFGGPGGTGKPQAGVFLNLNGRF; encoded by the exons ATGAAGATAATAATTGTGTTTGCTAGTTTCTTGCTATTTGTTGCTGCTTTGCCAGTGGATGTCATTGAAGATGAAGAAGGTCAAGAATATGCTTTGGTGCCGCTTCATAGAGAACGAAG aCAACTCAAATGGGGTCTTGACCAATCAGGCTACGGTCTTAGCCATACTGGTACCTTATTAAACAATAACAACAACAGACTAGATGGAACAGTGAGTGCATCTAAAGCATGGGGATCACACGGATTGAAGCCTGACACTTTCGGAGGTCGTCTGGACTTCGCGAACAAGCCAAGCAGTTCGTCTGCTTTTGTTGGAGCCGATAGAACTCGCGGATATGGTACTGACGTTAATGCTGGacttaaatacaattttttgCAAAAGAAAAACTGGAGTGGAGATATCAGCGGACAATACGGTAGACATTTCGGAGGGCCTGGCGGTACTGGCAAACCACAAGCTGGTGTATTTTTGAATTTAAACGGAAGGTTTTAA